The DNA segment GGCCCTCCTGGGTCCTGACAGTGCCCGCCGTACCGAGGCTGAGTCGGTGCTCGGTGCGACCAGCATCGGCCTCGTTCAGCGACTCACGGCCAGTCGCGGGGAACTCGCCCCTACGGGCTTCCTTGGTGCCGTTGCCACCGCGCGTCGTGAACCTCTAGTCGCCACCCTTTCCCGGGCCCTTCACACCGCGGCACGGCGCCGCTGGAAGACCCGCACGCCCAAGGCAGTCACAGCTGCCCTCGCCGCTTGCGCGGATCCCGCCACCGCCACGTCACAGGACATCCTGGACGCTGTGGTCGCCCTCTGCGAACAGCAGCCACTCCTGCTGATCATCGACGAGTTCGGCAAGACGCTGGAGCACCTCTCCGGAAACAGCGATCTGACCAGCGCCAAAGACGACCTGTTCCTGCTGCAGGAACTGGCTGAGAAGAGCGCCGGCCCCCAGGGACTCCCGCTGTTCATGATGACGCTGCAGCACATGTCGTTCATGGACTACGCCGCCCATTCCAGCCAGCTCCAGACTCGCGAGTGGGCCAAAATCCAGGGCCGGTTCGAGGACATCACCTTCACGCCGCATCTCGGCGACGCGGTCCAGCTGATGCGCCGCCGGCTCGACCGGTCCGGTGTATCCGATGCCGGGCGCACGCTCATCCGGGCGCAGGCCGCAGCTGCAGAAGCTGCATGGCTCGACCACGGACTCAACGCCTTCGTCGACCTCAAGGCACAAGACTTCGAGGACCTCTATCCCCTGCACCCGCTGACCGCCGTCGCGGCCCCCCTGCTCGCTGCCCAGATCGGCCAGCACGACCGCAGCCTGTCGGGTTTCCTGAACAGCGACGAACCCGACACGGTGCGCCGCGCTCTGGAGCAGTTCTCAAGTCGCGAGCCCAGCCGGGCTGACACCATTCAGCTCCCGCAGCTGTACGACTTCTTCCTCAACTCCGGCCGTACCTCGCTGCTGGCCTCCAGCAACGCCAGCCGCTGGATCGAGATCGAATCGCGCATCAACGAAGCCGCCGGCATGTCCCCCGCGGACCAGAAGCTTCTGCGCACCGTTGGCATGCTCAACCTCATCGACGCCGACGGCGCTCTGCGTGCCACTGCGGCGATGATCTATTTCGCCCTGCACGAGCCCACCGAGAGCGCAGACCCCAAGGCATTCGCAGCCCTGGAGAAGCAGCTGCAGAACTTGGTGACACGAGGGTTCCTCGTTCATCGACAATTCAGCGGCGAGTACCGGGTGTGGCGAGGCACGGACTTCGACATCGACGGCCGTGTCAAGGAGATCATCAACCACCTCGACACGCCCTCGGTCATCAAGAGACTGGGCGACTATCTCCCGCTTGCCGTCGCCGCTGGCCGCCACAACCAGGTCACAGGCATGCTGCGGGCGTTCTTCGTCCGCGTCTCCAGCCCTGAGACGAAGAACATCCAAGGTCCGGACGAGCTCAACGACCAGGCCGACGGTCTGCTTCTCTTCCACCTGGGCAAAGTCAGCAACCGACCGGTGGTGAACTCCACGCTTCCCGTGATCCTAGGAGTCACGGAAGAGCCGGAGATCATCCTGAACGCCGCGAGCTACCTAGTCGCGCTGCAAGAACTGCTGCTGGACTCATCGTTGGACCCCGTCGCTACACGCGAGGTCAAGGGACGCGCGGCAGCCGCTCAACGCGAGCTGACAGAACTGCTTGATGCAGCGTTCTTCCCGCTGTCCGCGAGCGCCACCTGGCGGCTGTGGCGCACCGGCATGCCGGCCGACTCCTCTGAGGGCGAGACGATTCGAGGTCGAAGCCTCAGCGGTCTCGTGTCGTTTGCCTGCGACCAGGTGTTCTCCGCCGCCCCACACATCCGCAACGAGATGCTCGGCCGACACGAGCTCACGAGCCAGGGCGCAAAGTCTCGCCGCGAGCTGCTGACCGCAATGCTCCTCAAGTCTGGAGAACGGCACCTCGGGATCGAGAAGTACCCCGCCGAGCGGGCCATGTACAGCGGTGCGCTGGAGTACATGGGCCTGCACAGGGAAAACCGCAGTGCACCCGACGACGCGTCGACCTCCTTCCTCCCTTACGGGTTCTCGCGGCCCAGCGAAGCGCACCCTCACACCCTCCCTGTCTGGAATGCCCTGGAGACCGCGCTCACAGAGGCGCACCAGCGCACCGGGCTCGATGAGATCATCCGTGTCGTCATGGTGCCGCCTTACGGGGTCAAGGCAGGCGTAGTGCCCCTGCTCGTCGTCACGGCACTCATCGTGCGCAGCGAGGATGTGGCGCTCTTCGAAGACGGCTCTTACCTGCCACGGCTGACGCCGGACATCGTTGAGCGCATGGTCAAGGCTCCCCAGCGATTCGCCGTGAAATCCACCCCTCTCGGGGACGGCCTGCGCCAGAGCGTCGTGAAGAGCTTGTCTGTTGCCCTCAAGGTCGAATCGCCTCGTTCCCAAGCCCTGCGCAACCCGGCCCTGCTCGCGGTCACCAGGGCCTTGCTGGAAAGGGTGATGGTGCTTACCCCGTACGCCAGGCGTACTCGGCGCATCAGCGCGGATGCAGTCGCCGTGCGTTCAGCACTGCTCGTGGCGCAGGACCCCGACGACCTGCTGTTCAATGCGCTGCCCAGGGCTCTCGGCA comes from the Streptomyces sp. KMM 9044 genome and includes:
- a CDS encoding ATP-binding protein; this translates as MTTATPTRPGSVQKAPAAPQFPYGISLVGSQMRSTNLERDVEDGLHTPYVGARAVDVVDRVTNALGDLRRPRSWSFTGPYGSGKSTLANFIEALLGPDSARRTEAESVLGATSIGLVQRLTASRGELAPTGFLGAVATARREPLVATLSRALHTAARRRWKTRTPKAVTAALAACADPATATSQDILDAVVALCEQQPLLLIIDEFGKTLEHLSGNSDLTSAKDDLFLLQELAEKSAGPQGLPLFMMTLQHMSFMDYAAHSSQLQTREWAKIQGRFEDITFTPHLGDAVQLMRRRLDRSGVSDAGRTLIRAQAAAAEAAWLDHGLNAFVDLKAQDFEDLYPLHPLTAVAAPLLAAQIGQHDRSLSGFLNSDEPDTVRRALEQFSSREPSRADTIQLPQLYDFFLNSGRTSLLASSNASRWIEIESRINEAAGMSPADQKLLRTVGMLNLIDADGALRATAAMIYFALHEPTESADPKAFAALEKQLQNLVTRGFLVHRQFSGEYRVWRGTDFDIDGRVKEIINHLDTPSVIKRLGDYLPLAVAAGRHNQVTGMLRAFFVRVSSPETKNIQGPDELNDQADGLLLFHLGKVSNRPVVNSTLPVILGVTEEPEIILNAASYLVALQELLLDSSLDPVATREVKGRAAAAQRELTELLDAAFFPLSASATWRLWRTGMPADSSEGETIRGRSLSGLVSFACDQVFSAAPHIRNEMLGRHELTSQGAKSRRELLTAMLLKSGERHLGIEKYPAERAMYSGALEYMGLHRENRSAPDDASTSFLPYGFSRPSEAHPHTLPVWNALETALTEAHQRTGLDEIIRVVMVPPYGVKAGVVPLLVVTALIVRSEDVALFEDGSYLPRLTPDIVERMVKAPQRFAVKSTPLGDGLRQSVVKSLSVALKVESPRSQALRNPALLAVTRALLERVMVLTPYARRTRRISADAVAVRSALLVAQDPDDLLFNALPRALGMDPITTEARRATPGNKGYADRLAAAVDEISGAEQALRAEVIETISREFRLPASLPALRRALATRLEGFADVSLSLELKGFVAIALNSGLADEDWLDPVIVRLSNSALGDWSDTDAAIFPRRVKEMAAALDRVSHLYQSPTDGDRGEALEARLLTLTDKDGAEQRTLIYVPEQSRQEAEDLAVSVLEQAEKMLGPDGARILLAALAQRVTEPATTTAAERTE